A genomic window from Vitis riparia cultivar Riparia Gloire de Montpellier isolate 1030 chromosome 18, EGFV_Vit.rip_1.0, whole genome shotgun sequence includes:
- the LOC117905852 gene encoding uncharacterized protein LOC117905852 — protein sequence MNSEAVLQEEAVARLYEFGKVSDAEGYLERTFLGPASIRPQPEPVRCSSRVLCRTSVFFLVCVLFRLIGHLRIMHLDLARVFQAESDVESVLEEHLHIRRHLRIISHRSRVFILFALMLVIASHVASLLSTTRSRADVNMFTASELALCSITVATGLLELFWGATKINKAQATTCLAAKWHVCATIDSFESSEPENPRTRISYPRVPLLYSHATF from the exons ATGAATAGCGAAGCAG TTTTACAAGAAGAAGCAGTGGCAAGACTCTATGAATTTGGAAAGGTAAGCGATGCTGAAGGCTATCTTGAGCGGACCTTTTTGGGTCCAGCGTCTATAAGG CCTCAGCCGGAGCCAGTCCGATGCAGTTCCCGTGTGCTCTGCCGCACATCAGTCTTCTTCTTGGTGTGCGTCCTCTTCCGTCTCATTGGTCACCTTCGGATCATGCATCTAGATCTTGCTCGGGTGTTCCAGGCGGAATCAGACGTGGAGTCGGTGTTGGAGGAGCACCTGCACATCAGAAGGCATCTCCGAATCATCAGCCATAGGAGTCGCGTGTTCATCCTATTTGCTCTCATGCTCGTCATCGCCAGTCATGTAGCTTCCCTCCTCAGCACCACTCGCTCTCGCGCCGACGTCAATATGTTCACCGCCAGTGAACTTGCTCTGTGCTCCATCACGGTTGCGACAGGACTGCTGGAGTTGTTCTGGGGTGCAACGAAGATCAACAAGGCGCAGGCCACCACGTGCCTTGCTGCTAAGTGGCACGTATGCGCCACAATAGACTCATTCGAATCCAGCGAACCCGAGAACCCAAGGACCCGGATTTCCTACCCACGTGTTCCACTCCTCTACTCCCAtgcaactttttaa
- the LOC117905853 gene encoding receptor-like protein Cf-9 — translation MMSKLLLLLCFLFFLSFSQLFSSSFSFSNSTKLCPHHQAIALLHFKQSFSIDNSSSWYCDYYDVTFYPKTESWKKGSDCCSWDGVTCDWVTGHVIELDLSCSWLFGTIHSNTTLFHLPHLQRLNLAFNNFRGSSISAGFGRFSSLTHLNLCDSEFSGPISPEISHLSNLVSLDLSWNIDTEFAPHGFDSLVQNLTKLQKLHLGGCSKIKSPFMSLRIIDLAYNDFEGDLPEMYLRSLKSTMNVDEGNVTRKYMGDIIIKIP, via the exons ATGATGTCTAaactcctcctcctcctctgttttcttttcttcctctcgttttctcaacttttttcctcctctttctctttctctaattCCACCAAACTGTGCCCGCATCACCAGGCCATTGCTCTGCTCCACTTTAAGCAATCCTTTTCTATTGATAATTCCAGTTCTTGGTATTGCGATTACTATGATGTCACTTTTTATCCCAAAACAGAGTCTTGGAAGAAGGGTAGTGATTGCTGCTCATGGGATGGGGTCACATGTGATTGGGTGACAGGCCATGTAATTGAGCTGGACCTCAGTTGCAGTTGGCTCTTTGGCACCATCCATTCCAACACTACCCTCTTCCATCTTCCTCATCTACAAAGGCTCAACTTGGCTTTCAACAACTTTCGTGGGTCCTCTATTTCAGCTGGGTTTGGTCGTTTCTCAAGCTTGACGCATCTCAATCTCTGTGACTCTGAATTTTCAGGCCCAATTTCACCAGAAATCTCTCACCTCTCCAACTTGGTTTCACTTGATCTCTCTTGGAATATTGACACAGAATTTGCCCCGCATGGCTTCGATTCTCTAGTTCAAAATTTAACCAAATTGCAAAAGCTTCACCTTGGAG GGTGTTCCAAAATCAAATCCCCATTCATGAGCCTAAGAATCATTGATCTTGCTTACAATGATTTCGAGGGTGACTTGCCTGAAATGTatctgagaagtttgaaatcgACAATGAATGTAGACGAAGGCAACGTGACAAGAAAATATATGGGGGACATTATTATCAAGATTCCGTAA
- the LOC117905854 gene encoding receptor-like protein 9DC3: MVTIKGLEIEFVKILNTFTTIDLSSNKFQGEIPKSIGNLNSLRGLNLSHNSLAGHIPSSFKNLKLLESLDLSSNKLIGSIPQELTSLTFLEVLNLSENHLTGFIPRGNQFDTFGNDSYNENSGLCGFPLSKKCITDEASESSKEADAEFDGGFDWKITLMGYGCGLVIGLSLGCLIFLTGKPKRFVWFIEENIHKKIRRSTRSTFRLLTMGFLTNRDLDE; this comes from the exons ATGGTGACAATCAAGGGGTTGGAGATTGAATTTGTGAAAATCTTGAATACGTTCACAACAATTGATTTATCAAGCAATAAATTCCAAGGAGAGATTCCAAAGTCCATTGGAAATCTTAATTCGCTTCGAGGGCTCAATTTGTCTCATAACAGCCTTGCAGGACATATCCCATCatctttcaaaaatttgaagTTGCTTGAATCATTGGACCTCTCTTCAAACAAGCTTATTGGGAGCATTCCTCAAGAATTAACAAGTTTgacatttcttgaagttttgaatcTTTCTGAAAACCATCTTACTGGATTTATACCTCGAGGAAATCAATTTGACACTTTTGGAAATGATTCATACAATGAGAACTCAGGGTTGTGTGGATTTCCATTGTCAAAGAAATGCATAACTGATGAAGCATCGGAATCTTCAAAGGAAGCGGATGCAGAGTTTGATGGTGGATTTGATTGGAAAATCACATTGATGGGATATGGATGTGGATTGGTTATTGGGTTGTCTCTTGGGTGTCTCATTTTCTTAACTGGGAAACCTAAACGGTTTGTCTGGTTTATTGAAGAGAACATTCACAAAAAGATCAGAAGGTCTACAAGGAGCACTT TCAGGCTTCTCACCATGGGTTTTCTCACCAATAGGGATCTAGATGAGTGA